The stretch of DNA GCCGACCGGACTCGGCGCGGGCCAGGTCCAGGAGCTCCTCGACGAGCCGTTGCAGGTCACCGGCGCTGGTGCGGACGTACTGCACCTGTTCGGTGTGCTCCGGGGTCAGGCGGTCCGTCTGGTGCGGATCGAGGAGCAGGCCGGTGAGGCCGAGGATGGAGTTGACCGGGGTGCGCAGCTCGTGGCTGATGCTGCGCAGGAAGCGCGTCTTGGCCTCGCTGGCCTGGCGCAGCTGCAGGTTCTTGTCGTCGATCTCGGCGTAGAGCGCGACGACGCCCTGGTTGGTGCGGTCCAGCTCGGCCGAGAGCTCGGCGTAGAGCGCCATCACGCCGCGGTTGGTCTCCTCGAGCTCGTTGTTGACCACCTCGAGCTCGCGCCGCTGGGCCCGGACCTCCTCCAGCGCGTTGAGCAGGTCACGGTTCTGCTCGCGCAGCTCCTCGGCGGGTGAGGACGGCAGCTGGGCGAGCAGGCTGCGGCGCAGCCGGTCGAGGACGGCGGTGCCGGGGATCGGTGCCGGGATGGCCTTCTCCAGGATCAGACCGACCCCGCGGCCCGCGTCGTACCCGGCCTGGTCGTCGACCAGGCGGGAGACGGCGGTGACGGCGGCCGGCCACTGCTCGGGCGGCAGGTCGGACTCCAGCCGCACCTGCAGCATGCCGGCGCGCACGTCCAGCGAGACGATGCCGCCGCCGGAGGAGACGATCTCGCGACCGAGCTCGCTGATCGCTGTCGCCACCCGGAGGGCGTCCAGGCGATCCAGGCCCAGGCCGACCGCACACTCGCGGCCCAGCTGGCGCGCCACGAAGAGGTCGTCCTCGGTGCGCAGCGCTACCTGCGTCAGGGCGGTGGTGCTCATGCAGCCGTCCGCAGCACCAGGACGCCGGCATCGTCGCGGCGGCTCGCGGCGGCTCGGACCAGCGCAGCGCAGACCACGCCCGGGGCGTGCGTCAGGACGTCGGGCATGTCGGCCGGCGACCAGCGCTGGGACAGGCCGTCGGTGTGCATCACCACCAGGCTCGCCGGTTCCACGGGGTAGGTCGTCTCCCGCAGCCGCGGAGCGCGGTGGCCCGCGATGCCGGGCTGGGCGGGGAGGGTGCGGGTGCCACCGGGGCCGACCAGCCGGGCGGCGACGTTCCCGATGCCGGCGTGCACCAGCCGCCGCGTCGCCGGGTCGTAGCTGACCACCGTGACCGCCGCACCGCGCGTGCCGCCGAGCGAGGCGTGGATCCGCTCCAGGACGGCGGCGGGCGAGACGCTGTCGAGGGACATCAGCACGTCGGCCGCGCGCTGCGACGCCGCGGCGGCCAGAGGCCCGTGCCCGAGGCCGTCGGCGACCATCACCAGCTGGATTTCGTCGGTCGTGCGGTGGGCAGCGGTGTCACCGCACGGGCCCTCGCCGGACAGCGGCCGGGTGAGCGCTGCCACGTCAGCGCCGCCGCCCTGCTCGAGGTGATCCCGCGTCCCCGCCGGGTCGGGGCCCATGATCGCCTGCGCGATCGTCCCCAGCGCCGGGACGGAGTAGACGTCGAACGCCGAGGCGAGCCGCTGGCAGGCGCCCAGCCCGATCCCGAGCGTTCCGCGGGTGGAGGCGCCGTCGGAGATCAGCGCGTCGATGTTGCGGCTGCCCGGACCCGCGTCGATCGCCAGCACCCGGACGGCCGCCCGGTCGCCCTCGCCGAGCACGCGCAGCACGAGCTCGCCCCCGCCGGCGTGCTTCACCAGGTTGGTGGCGAGCTCGGTCACCACGATGCCGACCTCGGCCACCCGCTCCGGGTCGAGACCCAGGTCGGAGGCCAGGGCGGCCGCCGCCCGTCGTACGGCGGGGACTGCCGCGCTCTCGGTCACGTTCCACCAGCTGTCACCGGTGGCGCCGGGCAGCGCGGCCACCCTCATCGTCTCCACTTGACGACCGTGACGCGCGTGCCGCGGCCCGCGGCGGTGTCGAGGTCGAACTCGTCGACGAGCCGGCGGGTACCCGACAGACCCAGGCCCAGACCACTGCCACTCGTCCAGCCGTCGGTGAGCGCCAGGTCGACGTCGGCGATGCCCGGTCCTTCGTCGCTGAAGACCACCTGCACGCCGATCAGGCCGGCGCGCTCCAGGAGGCGGACGGTCGCGTCGCCACCGCCGCCGTACACGAGGGTGTTGCGGGCCAGCTCGCTGGCCGCCGTCACCAGCTTCGTCTGGTCGACCAGGGAGAGCTTCGCCGCCATGGCGACGTCGCGCACCGACTGGCGCACCCGTACGACGTCGGAGTCGGCGTGCACCTCGATGACGGTGCCGGTCTCACTCGGCGAGGTCGTCATCGCGGGTCACGTCCCCTCCGCGGGCGGGCGCGCTGATGCTGCGGCTCAGCATCCGGATGCCGCGGTCCACGTCGAGTGCTGTGCGGACTCCCGACAGGGTCAATCCCAGCTCGACCAGCGTGATCGCCACGGCCGGCTGCATGCCGACGACGACCGTCTCGGCGTCGAGCACTCGCGAGACGGCTGCCGTGGTCGAGATCATCCGGCCGATGAAGCTGTCCACGATCTCCAGCGCCGAGATGTCGATCAGCACACCCTTGGCGCCCGTCTCGACGATCCGGTTGCTGAGGTCGTCCTGGAGCATCAGGGCGGTGTGGTCCTGCAGGTCCACCTGGATGGAGACCAGCAGCATGTCGCCGATCCGCAGGATCGGGATCCGCTCCATCATGCCCTGCTGACCACGTCGAGGCCCGACCGACGCATCGCCAGGAGCATCGCGTCCGACAGGCTCGCCTTGGTGTGGATGTCGCCGAACTCGATCCCGAGCGCCACGACCGTCTGGGCGATCTGGGGCCGGATCCCGGAGACGATGCACTCGGCGCCGAGCAGGCGCGCGGCCTGGACCGTCTTGAGCAGGTGCTGGGCGACCTGGGTGTCGACGGCGGCGACGCCGGTGATGTCGATGATCGCGTGCTCGGAGCCGGTGTCCACCAGGGCCTGCAGCAGCGCCTCCATCACCACCTGGGTGCGGGCGGAGTCGAGGGTGCCGACCAGCGGCAGCGCCACGATGCCGTCCCACAGCTTGACGACAGGCGTGGAGAGCTCGAGGAGGGTCTCGGCCTGCTGGGCGATCACCGTCTCGCGGGCACTGGCGTAGGTCTCCAGCATGTAGAGCCCGAGATCGTCGACGACGCGCGAGAGGCTGGCGAACGCCTGGTAGGCGGCGAGGTCCCCGCGCTGCTCGAGCAGGGTGAGGGTCGCCGTCTTGAGTGCGAAGACGCTCACCGCCGCCTCGGTGGGTGAGAAGCCCTGGCGGGCGCGGGTGCGGCCGAGGTCGGCGAGCAGCGCACGCAACCCGTCGTAGGTCGTGCTGCGGATGTCGCTCTCGCGGCCGTCGGCGGAGGTGAGGCCGTCGAAGATCTCACGGATGTCGTTGGTCAGCTCGCTCGCGGTCATGCGGCCGGCGAGCGAGGTCTCGACGATCTCGGTCCAGGCGGGGATGAGCTCGTCCCGGTTCTGGCGGAGCAGGTCGATCCAGTCGTGCTCGGGTTGTGACGACACGTCTTGCCATCCTTCGTCGCAGGAGTTGCACGGTAAAGGATCTCACCGCCTGCGTATCTTGGCAGAGCGCTGCGACATTCGCCCGACCGAGCCGTCCGCGGCGCTCATGAGATCGCGTTGTTTAAGGATCCGGCCTCTCGGGCAGTGATGGCCTCGACCGCTGTAGGACCAGGAGGGGAGGGGTCATGAGGAAGGCTGTTGCCGAGATGGGTGCGCATGGCCACGACTGGCGTGTTGCCGAGGTGGTCTTCGATGACGGTGTCGCCGTACGGCAGTTCGAGTGCTGGTGCGGGGCCACCGACATGGACACCGCGGCATGACGCGTCAGGTCGCTGCCCGAACGCGACGCGCGCGATTCAGACGTATCTCCGCCCCGGCCGCGGGCCGGCGGAGGCGATCGCGCTTCCAACAGTGTGTGACCGTCTCTTCGCTCGTGAACGAGAGGAACCCCGCCCGTGGCACAGCCAGCGAGCCGGTCAGTAGTGTTGCCTTCGAAGGTGCCAGTGGAATTGCCGGTGGAGTTGTGGGCGCTGTGATCGAACGTCGGGAGTCTCTCGAGCTGCCTGCCGTCGCCGATTCGATCGGCACGGCACGGACAGCCGTCGCCAGGTTCGCTGCGGACCTGCCGCAGTCGCTGCGCGACGATGCGGCACTGCTGGTCTCGGAGTTGATGAGCAACGCCGTGCGGCACGGTGCCGGCATCGCCGTGCTGACCCTCTCGCTCTCCGAGGAGATGCTGACGGTCGCGGTGCACGACGACGGCGCCGAGCTGCCGATGATGGGTGCCGGCATCAGCGATCCGGCGGCCGCCTCGGGCCGTGGGCTCGGCATCGTCGAGCGGCTGGCGGCGCAGTGGGGCGTGGACGTCGATCGAGGCGCCCCGGGCAAGACGGTGTGGTTCCGGCTCGCGGTCGCGAAGGCGACCTGGGGTCAAGCGGATAGGGAAGGCGAGAAGGTATGAAGCTCACGATCACGCGGCGGGACTCGGAGGGCGCCAGCACCCTGGCTCTCGAGGGATCCGTCGACCTGGTCACCCGCCAGGCGTTGGTCGAGGCCGGACGGGACGTCCTGGCCGAGGGCAAGGCGCTGACCCTGGACATGGCAGCGGTGGACTTCATCGACTCGACGGGGCTGGGTTCGCTGGTCGAGCTCTCCCGCGAGGCCGCCGCCCGCGACGCCGTCATGGTCGTCGCGCCGCGCTCGCCCCGGGTCGAGCGTGTCTTCGAGCTCACCGGCCTGGATCGGGTGTGGGCCGCTGCGCCGTCGCTGGTCAGTGCCAGCACGGTGGATCGTTAGGATGGGCGTCGTGCCCCTCTTCGCAGCCACGCGCGAGATCGACGCGACCGGCCAGGACGTCCTGGTGGTGACCGGTGACGTCGATCTGGCGACCGCCCACGAGTTCGTCGCCGCCGCCGACGCCTGGACGGCGGGCGGCGGGAGCGGTCCGGTGCGGCTGGACCTGAGCGGGGTGACCTTCCTGGACTCGACCGGGATCAGTGCGCTGCTCGAGATCCGCCGCGCCGCCGCTGGCGTCGGGACCGATGTGGTGGTGGTCGGGCAGTCGGCCGCGGTCGACCGGGTCCTCGCCGTCGCAGGCATCACCGACCTGTTCGCAGCTCGACAGGGCGACGCGTGACGCGCGTCGACGTACGGGGCTGATCGGTCGGCTCCCGCCCGGTCGATCCGGGCGCGGAGATCGCCGAGACCCGGGTGCCGCGCAAGCAGTGATGAGGTAGCAATGATCTTCCCTGGCAACGTCTCCTGGCCCTCGTCGGTCGTGACGGTGAAGGTGCCCGCTCACCCCGACTTCGTGGCCTCGATCCGAGCGATGAGTCGGTCGGTGGCGGTCCTCGCCGACCTGGCCCTGGAGGATGCCGAGGAACTCCAGATGGCCGTCGACGAGTCGGCGATCCTGTTGCTTCCCTTGGTCGACGACGCCGGGTCGGCCGAGTCGCGGATGCTCACCGCTACCTTCGAGGTCGAGGAGGGCTGCGTCGGCATCGTGATGAGCGCGCCGTGCCGGCCGGGCAGCGCCGTCGACCGCACCGGCATGCCGTGGATGATGCTGACGGCCATCGATGCGGAGGTGTCGGTCTCCTCACAGGGCGGCGAGGCCGCGATCAAGGTCACGCGGCGCCGCGAGGACATCTCTTCGTGACGCAGAACCAGTCCCGCTGGTCCTCCAAGAAGGCTGAGGAGGTCGGGCGGCTCTTCGATCGATTGTCGGCGCCCGGGATCGGGGTCGAGGAGTATCGCGCGGTCCGCGAGGAGATCATCGAGGCGAACCTCCCGCTCGTGGGCTACCTGGCCCAGCGCCTGGCAGGCCGCAAGGGTTCGCTCGAGGACCTCGTCCAGGTCGGATCGGTGGGCCTGATCAAGGCCGTCGACCGGTTCGAGCCGCAGCGCGGCTACGAGTTCGTCGCCTATGCCGCACCGATGATCCTGGGCGAGATCAAGCGCTACCTGCGCGACTCCGGCTCGCTGGTCCGGGCACCTCGGCGTGCCCAGGAGCTGCAGGGCGCGGTCATCGAGGCGCGGGAGCGGCTGAGCCAGGAGCTGGGCCGCGCGCCGACGATCTCCGAGCTCGCCCAGCGCATCGGCGCCAGCCCCGAGGACGTGGTGGAGACGATCGAGGTCGGCCGCAGCCGCGAGGGCCATCCGCTCGAGCCGCTGATGGATCCCGCGGGCGGCTCGCTGCAGCAGCTCATCGCCGCCGAGGAGCGCGGATACGTCAACGTGGAGGCCCGGGTCGACCTCAGCGACGCGATCGCCGAGCTGAGCGAGTCCGAGCGTCAGGTGGTCACGTTGCGCTTCACCGACGGCAAGACCCAGGCCGAGATCGCGCGCGTCCTCGGCGTCTCGCAGATGCAGGTCTCGCGGCTGTTGCGACGCAGCCTGACGAAGATGCGACTCCTGCTCGACGAGTGAGCTCTCGCCCGGCCTACGCCTGGCCACGCCCGGCCCACGGCCGGGCGAACCGAGACGTAGCGCCGCCTCGGCGCGAACTCGGGCGGCATATCTGTGTCAGGAACGGCACGTTCCTCCGTCTCACTCCCGTCCCCGGATCATCCCGGGCGGCAGGGGGAGGAGACATGGACGCAGAGGAAGCAGCTGCGGGAGCGACGTCCGGTGGCGCCCGCAGGTCGCTGGAGATCATCCGCACCAACGATCCGGCGGAGGCCTCGGCCAGGGCCGCCGGCCACTTCTACCCGAACCGGATCGAGGCGCCCACGGCCGACGGCTTCGGGATGGAGATGCGCGTCGTCGACCTGGGCGTGATCGCCGCGGCGCTGGTGCGCTTCGACACCGAGACCTCTTACAGCATCCTGGAGAGGGAGGACGCCTACCACGTCACCGTGGGGCTCAGCGGAGCCGTCGACGTCTGGATCCAGCGCCGCCACCTCGTCGCCGATCCGTCGGTGGGTGTCGTCGCCGGGCCCTCCACTCCGGCCCGGGTGAGCGGCTGGCGATCCGGCCGGGACTGGCTCCTGGGCGTCAAGGTCGGCAGGCCGGCTCTCGAGTGCCAGCTGCGGGCACTGATCGGCCGCGACGTGGAGGAGGAGATCCGCTTCGACGTCGAGATGCGGCTCGACCGCGGCATCGGTCCGCAGTGGTTGCGGCTGGCTCAGGGCCTCCTGGACGACGCCGCCGACCGCACCGGCGAATCGGACGCCATCGGCTGGCACCCGCTCCTGGCCGCGCGGACCTCGGATGCGGTCATGACCGGGCTGCTGCTCGCCTGCGACAACCAGTTCAGCGACTTCCTGTGGCGTGCGGGGCGTCAGGCCGGTCCCGCGTCGGTCCAGCGCGCGATCGAGATCATCGAGGAGCGCCCGAACGAGCCGCTGACCATCTCGGGCATCGCCGCCGAGGTCGGGATCAGCGTTCGCGCGCTGCAGAGCGGCTTCCGGCAGACCCTGGGCGTCACCCCGGGCTCCTACCTCACCCAGGTCCGACTCGAGCGGGCCCACCGGACGCTGCGCGAGGCGCCGCGCGGCAGCCTGTCGGCGACCTCGGTGGCCCTGATGTGGGGATTCGGCAACTACGGCCGCTTCTCGGCGAAGTACCGGGAGCGGTACGGCGAGACGCCTGCCGCGACCTTGCGATCGGGCCGCGGCTGAGCCCGGTGAGGTCGAGCGCGCCGGACCGCTGGCGACTGGTGTAAGCAACGTTGCTTCATCGCGTCTTCACTGAGGGCCAGCACGACTGGCCCGCCGCCGGTGCGATATCGCGGGGGCGATGGGGTCGCACCGGCGGCGCCCTGGCGGGGCCGCTGTCATGGCGGGGCCCGGTTCCGAGAGGACCGGGCCCCGCCATGCACTGGGCCGACGCTCAGGCGCGTCCCGGGCGGTGCCGGTCGACGTGGTCCAGCACGCCGAAGGCAACCAGCCGGTTGTCGGTATGGAACAGCTCCGCGCAGGTCGTCAACGTGATCAGCCGCTCTCCGGCGGCCTGGGGCGGCTCCACCCCGCCGTCCGGATTGCGGGGGAGCGGCGTGGTGACCCAGGAGGCGGTCATCGGCACCACGAGCGCGGAGCCACTCGTCAGCAGCCGGTAGACGTAGGTGCGGCTGCGGGTGACGACCTTGATCACCGATCCGGGACGCAGCTCGGGCATCCGTCGCAGCGGCTCACCATGGGTGACCCGGTGGGCGGCGAGGACGTAGTTGCCCACGTCGCCCGGCCCGGCGGTGCCGACGAAGTGTCCGAAACCGGTGGCGAGGACGTCGCTCCCG from Nocardioides sp. BP30 encodes:
- a CDS encoding ATP-binding protein — protein: MSTTALTQVALRTEDDLFVARQLGRECAVGLGLDRLDALRVATAISELGREIVSSGGGIVSLDVRAGMLQVRLESDLPPEQWPAAVTAVSRLVDDQAGYDAGRGVGLILEKAIPAPIPGTAVLDRLRRSLLAQLPSSPAEELREQNRDLLNALEEVRAQRRELEVVNNELEETNRGVMALYAELSAELDRTNQGVVALYAEIDDKNLQLRQASEAKTRFLRSISHELRTPVNSILGLTGLLLDPHQTDRLTPEHTEQVQYVRTSAGDLQRLVEELLDLARAESGRLEPTPVPTSVPALLGELRAVIEPLLRPDVTLRLEVDGIDMIDTDPDLLRHVLRNLLSNAAKFTSAGSVVLGARAQAGDVLFEVRDTGVGIAEDDLPHIFEEFYQATSPLHASAKGTGLGLPFAQVVATALGGRIEVSSVVGEGSCFSLWLPHGGGHA
- a CDS encoding SpoIIE family protein phosphatase, whose translation is MRVAALPGATGDSWWNVTESAAVPAVRRAAAALASDLGLDPERVAEVGIVVTELATNLVKHAGGGELVLRVLGEGDRAAVRVLAIDAGPGSRNIDALISDGASTRGTLGIGLGACQRLASAFDVYSVPALGTIAQAIMGPDPAGTRDHLEQGGGADVAALTRPLSGEGPCGDTAAHRTTDEIQLVMVADGLGHGPLAAAASQRAADVLMSLDSVSPAAVLERIHASLGGTRGAAVTVVSYDPATRRLVHAGIGNVAARLVGPGGTRTLPAQPGIAGHRAPRLRETTYPVEPASLVVMHTDGLSQRWSPADMPDVLTHAPGVVCAALVRAAASRRDDAGVLVLRTAA
- a CDS encoding anti-sigma regulatory factor, yielding MTTSPSETGTVIEVHADSDVVRVRQSVRDVAMAAKLSLVDQTKLVTAASELARNTLVYGGGGDATVRLLERAGLIGVQVVFSDEGPGIADVDLALTDGWTSGSGLGLGLSGTRRLVDEFDLDTAAGRGTRVTVVKWRR
- a CDS encoding STAS domain-containing protein — translated: MERIPILRIGDMLLVSIQVDLQDHTALMLQDDLSNRIVETGAKGVLIDISALEIVDSFIGRMISTTAAVSRVLDAETVVVGMQPAVAITLVELGLTLSGVRTALDVDRGIRMLSRSISAPARGGDVTRDDDLAE
- a CDS encoding STAS domain-containing protein — protein: MSSQPEHDWIDLLRQNRDELIPAWTEIVETSLAGRMTASELTNDIREIFDGLTSADGRESDIRSTTYDGLRALLADLGRTRARQGFSPTEAAVSVFALKTATLTLLEQRGDLAAYQAFASLSRVVDDLGLYMLETYASARETVIAQQAETLLELSTPVVKLWDGIVALPLVGTLDSARTQVVMEALLQALVDTGSEHAIIDITGVAAVDTQVAQHLLKTVQAARLLGAECIVSGIRPQIAQTVVALGIEFGDIHTKASLSDAMLLAMRRSGLDVVSRA
- a CDS encoding ATP-binding protein — translated: MIERRESLELPAVADSIGTARTAVARFAADLPQSLRDDAALLVSELMSNAVRHGAGIAVLTLSLSEEMLTVAVHDDGAELPMMGAGISDPAAASGRGLGIVERLAAQWGVDVDRGAPGKTVWFRLAVAKATWGQADREGEKV
- a CDS encoding STAS domain-containing protein, encoding MKLTITRRDSEGASTLALEGSVDLVTRQALVEAGRDVLAEGKALTLDMAAVDFIDSTGLGSLVELSREAAARDAVMVVAPRSPRVERVFELTGLDRVWAAAPSLVSASTVDR
- a CDS encoding STAS domain-containing protein, translating into MPLFAATREIDATGQDVLVVTGDVDLATAHEFVAAADAWTAGGGSGPVRLDLSGVTFLDSTGISALLEIRRAAAGVGTDVVVVGQSAAVDRVLAVAGITDLFAARQGDA
- a CDS encoding sigma-70 family RNA polymerase sigma factor; the encoded protein is MTQNQSRWSSKKAEEVGRLFDRLSAPGIGVEEYRAVREEIIEANLPLVGYLAQRLAGRKGSLEDLVQVGSVGLIKAVDRFEPQRGYEFVAYAAPMILGEIKRYLRDSGSLVRAPRRAQELQGAVIEARERLSQELGRAPTISELAQRIGASPEDVVETIEVGRSREGHPLEPLMDPAGGSLQQLIAAEERGYVNVEARVDLSDAIAELSESERQVVTLRFTDGKTQAEIARVLGVSQMQVSRLLRRSLTKMRLLLDE
- a CDS encoding AraC family transcriptional regulator; translation: MDAEEAAAGATSGGARRSLEIIRTNDPAEASARAAGHFYPNRIEAPTADGFGMEMRVVDLGVIAAALVRFDTETSYSILEREDAYHVTVGLSGAVDVWIQRRHLVADPSVGVVAGPSTPARVSGWRSGRDWLLGVKVGRPALECQLRALIGRDVEEEIRFDVEMRLDRGIGPQWLRLAQGLLDDAADRTGESDAIGWHPLLAARTSDAVMTGLLLACDNQFSDFLWRAGRQAGPASVQRAIEIIEERPNEPLTISGIAAEVGISVRALQSGFRQTLGVTPGSYLTQVRLERAHRTLREAPRGSLSATSVALMWGFGNYGRFSAKYRERYGETPAATLRSGRG
- a CDS encoding class E sortase, which codes for MRSGVHAGPRGRIEHGPAQRPPAHPTRSRWVLLGIGLLGAGLAVLGYVAWEFWGTTWVSHRHRDQTLAQLRSGWRGSTGEGVRTRFGVADAIVQIPDFGPDYAVPVLEGTGSDVLATGFGHFVGTAGPGDVGNYVLAAHRVTHGEPLRRMPELRPGSVIKVVTRSRTYVYRLLTSGSALVVPMTASWVTTPLPRNPDGGVEPPQAAGERLITLTTCAELFHTDNRLVAFGVLDHVDRHRPGRA